From the genome of Callithrix jacchus isolate 240 chromosome 7, calJac240_pri, whole genome shotgun sequence, one region includes:
- the LOC100386315 gene encoding small ribosomal subunit protein uS2, producing MSGALDVLQMKEEDVLKFLAAGTHLGGTNLDFQMEQYIYKRKSDGIYIINLKRTWEKLLLAARAIVAIENPADVSVISSRNTGQRAVLKFAAATGATPIAGRFTPGTFTNQIQAAFREPRLLVVTDPRADHQPLTEASYVNLPTIALCNTDSPLRYVDIAIPCNNKGAHSVGLMWWMLAREVLRMRGTISREHPWEVMPDLYFYRDPEEIEKEEQAAAEKAVTKEEFQGEWTAPAPEFTATQPEVADWSEGVQVPSVPIQQFPTEDWSAQPATEDWSAAPTAQATEWVGATTEWS from the coding sequence ATGTCCGGAGCCCTCGATGTCCTGCAAATGAAGGAGGAGGATGTCCTTAAGTTCCTGGCAGCAGGAACCCACTTAGGTGGCACCAACCTTGACTTCCAGATGGAGCAGTatatctataaaaggaaaagtgatggCATCTACATCATAAATCTGAAGAGGACCTGGGAGAAGCTTCTCCTGGCAGCTCGTGCCATTGTTGCCATTGAAAACCCTGCTGATGTCAGTGTTATATCTTCCAGGAATACTGGCCAGAGGGCTGTGCTGAAGTTTGCTGCTGCCACTGGAGCCACTCCAATTGCTGGCCGCTTTACTCCTGGAACCTTCACTAACCAGATCCAGGCAGCCTTCCGGGAGCCACGGCTGCTTGTGGTCACTGACCCAAGGGCTGACCACCAGCCTCTCACGGAGGCGTCTTATGTCAACCTACCTACCATTGCTCTGTGTAACACAGATTCTCCTCTGCGCTATGTGGACATTGCCATCCCATGCAACAACAAGGGAGCTCACTCAGTGGGTTTGATGTGGTGGATGCTGGCTCGGGAAGTTTTGCGCATGCGTGGCACCATTTCCCGTGAACACCCGTGGGAGGTCATGCCTGATCTCTACTTCTACAGAGATCCtgaagagattgaaaaagaagagcaggctgCTGCTGAGAAGGCTGTGACCAAGGAGGAATTTCAGGGCGAATGGACTgctccagctcctgagttcaCTGCTACTCAGCCTGAGGTTGCCGACTGGTCTGAAGGCGTGCAGGTGCCCTCTGTGCCCATCCAGCAGTTCCCTACTGAAGACTGGAGCGCCCAGCCTGCCACGGAAGACTGGTCTGCAGCTCCTACTGCTCAGGCCACTGAATGGGTAGGAGCAACCACTGAATGGTCTTAA